The stretch of DNA GTATCGATTCAAGCACAGGTTATCAATCTATTGGAGGATCTAAAAGAACAAGAGGATTTAACGTACTTATTCATTGCGCATGATTTAGGCATGGTCAAGCATATCAGTGACCGAATCGGTGTCATGTATTTAGGGAAAATGATGGAGCTCGCAGATAGCGATGAGCTGTTTCACGACCCACTTCATCCCTATACAAAAGCATTATTATCCGCTATCCCGGTTGCCAACCCGGAAGCGAGGAAGCGGGAAAGGATCGTGCTGGATGGTGATCCGCCAAGTCCGGTAGATCCGCCAAGCGGCTGTCGATTCCGCACCAGATGTCCATTTGCGATGGATGTTTGTGCCCAGGCCGTACCAGAGTGGAGGGAAGTGAAGGACAACCACTGGACAGCGTGTCATCTTTATGATGAATAAAATCAAAGGGGGATTTACGATGAAAAAATGGCTGAAAAGCCTGGCATTGCTCGTATCCGTCGCCGTCTTCGCGGCAGGCTGCAGCGAAGGATCAGGAGGCGGCAGTGCAGACATAGCGCAGGAAATAACAGTGAATGCGATGAGTGAGCCGCCGGATTTGGATCCGGCTCTGGCAACGGATACGACATCCGGCTGGGTGTTGGATCATGTATTTGAAGGGCTTTATACAAAAGATGAGAACGGAAACCCGGTCTTGGGAGCGGCAAGCAATGTCGATGTATCGGAAGATGGCAAAACGTATACGTTCACCATCCGCGACGATGCCAAATGGTCAGATGGCTCGAACGTGACAGCAGGCGATTTCGAATACGCATGGAAACGGGTGCTGAACCCAGACACCGGCAGTTCCTTTGCTTTCTACCTGTATTACCTCAAAGGTGCAGAGGCATACAACAAAGGCGAGGGCTCCGTCGAGGATGTCGGTGTAACGGCACAGGATGATAAAACACTCGTCGTGGAATTGGAAGCACCTCTTGGCTATTTCGATGAACTATTGACGATGTGGACATTCTACCCGGTCAAACAGGATGTCGTGGAAGAGAACAGCGCGTGGTCTGCCGAAGCGGATACATTTGTAAGCAATGGGCCATTCAAGCTGACAAAATGGGCGCATGACAGCGAAGTCGTGATCGAGAAGAACGGAGACTATTGGGATAGCGATGTCGTCAAGCTGGATAAAGTAACCTACAAGATGGTCAATGATGCAACGACGTATTATCAAATGTACAAAACAGGCGAGCTGGATCTCATCCAGACACTGCCATCCGATGTGATCGATCAAGAAAAGGATTCCGAGGAATACAGCGAAGTACCATACTTCGGAACGTATATGTATATGTTTAACGTCGACAAAGAACCATTCACCAATGAGAAAATCAGAAGGGCATTCACGATGGCAGTCGATCGGGAAACATTAACGAAGAACGTGACAAAAGCAGGGGAAACACCAGCGTATGCATTTGTCCCGGAAGGTGTCGAAACACCAGAGGGTGACTTCCGCGAAGCAGGCGGCGCGTACTTTGAAGAAAATGCAGCCGAAGCGAAGAAACTGCTGGAAGAAGGTATGGAAGAAGAAGGCTGGACAGAGCTGCCGGAGGTGAGCATCCTTTATAATACAGCTGAAAACAATAAGAAAGTGGCAGAATCCGTCCAAGCCATGTACAAAGACAATCTCGGCATCGATGTGAAGCTCGAGAACCAAGAGTGGAAAACATACCTGGATACAACCCAGCAGGGCAATTTCCAAATGGCTCGCATGGGCTGGATCGGCGTCCTGGTAGATCCAGTGGTCATCCTCGATTACTACCTGGGCGACAGCCCGAACAACCGCACGAACTGGGTGAACGAGGAGTACGACCAGCTAATGGCCGATGCCAAAGTAGAACAAGACCCAGACAAGCGTTACGAATTGCTGCACCAAGCAGAAGCAGTACTGATGGAGGATCTGCCATTCAACCCGATCTACCATTATACAAATAACTACCTGACATCCCAGAACTTCGAAAACATTGTATACCCGGTAAACCGCTATCCTTACCTGAAATGGGCGGAAAAAGTTTCAGAATAGTATATAATCAAGGAAAGCGGGATCTCTTGCAGGTCCCGCTTTCCCATACATATGAAAGGAGCTTGCAGATATGAAATGGAAGGTATCCCTCTTCTTCCTGACTATGCTTGCCTGGTACAGCGTCACAATGGCAGCCTCATTTTCGCTGGCCGACGTATCCAACACTGCATTTTTGATCGGACTTCTTTTGACTATCATTGCAGCAATCGCACGCATTCTCAACACCGGCTTCCTCACGCCAATGATCCAAGGTTTTCAAATGATCGGACAGCGCATGATCCGGAAATCACGTTCAGCCGAACGCGCAGACAGCCAAATGAAAAACGACCCCGACATCCAAACATTCAAGTCCAGCCTTGCATCTTTTATCATGCAAAGCACGTTTATCATTGGCATCAGCTCGATCCTTACTTCTGTGGTTGGTATATTTATGCTTTAATAAGAGACATAAATTGTGTTATATTCCATGTTTATACAAAAATATTTAGGTTTTATGGAATTATATGTTAATTATTTAATATTCATGCCGATATAAAAGGAGATTAACAATTTCTGAAAAATAAGGAGGAAGTCATGAAGAAAATTATAGCCTTGTTTTTGTTAATCTCGTTAGTCGTTGCTCCATTGTTCTTCAAGGATTCAGCTTCTGCTGCAACTGCGCCAAGATTAACAGAAGTAAGAGTAGTAGCAATCACTTCGGATGGAAATGATTTTGTTTGGGAGAATATTCCTTCTAATTCATTGAAAGCGAGCAAACCGCTTAAGGGTGACACGCTTTATTTGAAGGTACTTTTTATGGGATATCCTAAGGGGTATCTTATTAACAGCGGAGGCGTCAATATTTATCCCAGTACAACCAGATATGATACGGATTACATTGTAGGACGAGACAGGATTGTGAAAGGGTATTATTATTATCTGAAGATTCCTATGGATAAGCTTCCAACAAATACTGTAAATATCACAGGGTTGGATCATCTGTTAGGTACTCCAATTTCTGCTATGCCTATTAGTTTTGATAGAGAGGGTGATGAACAATGACTAACTCAGTCTCCAACGTATACAGCGATGTGACAAAGGATTCCCGATTTTTAGCATTCAGCAGATTAGCCACTGAAAACTATGGGGGGAATCAAGTCTCAGAAGCTAATCGGTACTCCATGAGTTTTCAGGATTATTGTGAAAAACTAGAAAAAGGAGAAGTA from Terribacillus sp. FSL K6-0262 encodes:
- a CDS encoding DUF3899 domain-containing protein → MKWKVSLFFLTMLAWYSVTMAASFSLADVSNTAFLIGLLLTIIAAIARILNTGFLTPMIQGFQMIGQRMIRKSRSAERADSQMKNDPDIQTFKSSLASFIMQSTFIIGISSILTSVVGIFML
- a CDS encoding DUF4879 domain-containing protein codes for the protein MKKIIALFLLISLVVAPLFFKDSASAATAPRLTEVRVVAITSDGNDFVWENIPSNSLKASKPLKGDTLYLKVLFMGYPKGYLINSGGVNIYPSTTRYDTDYIVGRDRIVKGYYYYLKIPMDKLPTNTVNITGLDHLLGTPISAMPISFDREGDEQ
- a CDS encoding peptide ABC transporter substrate-binding protein, producing MKKWLKSLALLVSVAVFAAGCSEGSGGGSADIAQEITVNAMSEPPDLDPALATDTTSGWVLDHVFEGLYTKDENGNPVLGAASNVDVSEDGKTYTFTIRDDAKWSDGSNVTAGDFEYAWKRVLNPDTGSSFAFYLYYLKGAEAYNKGEGSVEDVGVTAQDDKTLVVELEAPLGYFDELLTMWTFYPVKQDVVEENSAWSAEADTFVSNGPFKLTKWAHDSEVVIEKNGDYWDSDVVKLDKVTYKMVNDATTYYQMYKTGELDLIQTLPSDVIDQEKDSEEYSEVPYFGTYMYMFNVDKEPFTNEKIRRAFTMAVDRETLTKNVTKAGETPAYAFVPEGVETPEGDFREAGGAYFEENAAEAKKLLEEGMEEEGWTELPEVSILYNTAENNKKVAESVQAMYKDNLGIDVKLENQEWKTYLDTTQQGNFQMARMGWIGVLVDPVVILDYYLGDSPNNRTNWVNEEYDQLMADAKVEQDPDKRYELLHQAEAVLMEDLPFNPIYHYTNNYLTSQNFENIVYPVNRYPYLKWAEKVSE